One window of the Sulfitobacter alexandrii genome contains the following:
- a CDS encoding SDR family NAD(P)-dependent oxidoreductase — MADWTLITGASDGLGAEFAKLAAKHGRNVVLTARSENRLEALAEDLRADGVDVVVIPADLNDLAEVDRLWSAATDGRRIDFLVNNAGLGRNGPFGTDGGAGWDMELSSIDVNVRALTRLMRLAIPHMTEAGSGRILNVASVAGFLPGPNMAVYHATKAFVLHLSEAVAHELRNTRVTVTALCPGATRTGFFGKADMNGVRLLKLAPPANAHDVAKIGWQAALGGRRVVVPGAMNTLSSLLPRVAPRGLVTALTGKIMSKN, encoded by the coding sequence ATGGCTGACTGGACACTCATCACCGGGGCATCCGACGGTCTGGGCGCGGAATTCGCCAAACTGGCGGCAAAGCATGGCCGCAACGTCGTCCTCACCGCGCGCTCCGAGAACAGGCTCGAGGCCCTCGCCGAGGACCTGCGCGCCGACGGGGTCGACGTGGTGGTTATCCCTGCCGACCTGAACGACCTGGCCGAGGTCGACAGGCTCTGGTCGGCGGCGACGGATGGCCGGCGGATCGACTTTCTGGTGAACAACGCGGGCCTGGGTCGCAACGGCCCTTTCGGGACCGACGGCGGCGCGGGCTGGGACATGGAACTAAGCAGCATCGACGTCAACGTGCGCGCCCTCACGCGGCTCATGCGGCTGGCCATCCCGCACATGACCGAGGCCGGGTCGGGACGGATCCTGAACGTGGCGTCGGTGGCGGGGTTCCTGCCCGGCCCGAACATGGCGGTCTATCACGCGACAAAGGCGTTCGTGCTGCATCTGTCCGAAGCGGTGGCGCACGAACTGCGCAACACCCGCGTCACCGTCACCGCGCTGTGCCCGGGCGCCACCCGTACCGGGTTCTTCGGCAAGGCGGACATGAACGGGGTGCGATTGCTGAAGCTGGCGCCGCCCGCCAATGCGCACGATGTCGCGAAGATCGGCTGGCAGGCCGCGCTCGGCGGGCGGCGCGTGGTCGTACCGGGGGCGATGAACACCCTGTCCAGCCTGCTGCCCCGTGTCGCGCCGCGCGGTCTCGTGACCGCCCTGACCGGCAAGATCATGTCGAAAAACTGA